The following proteins come from a genomic window of Phycodurus eques isolate BA_2022a chromosome 9, UOR_Pequ_1.1, whole genome shotgun sequence:
- the ints6l gene encoding integrator complex subunit 6 isoform X3, translating to MPILVFLLDTSASMNQRTYLGTTYLDIAKGAVEVFMKLRARDPASRGDRYMLVTFDDPPYGVKAGWKENHATFMCELKNLQASGLTTLGHALRTAFDLLNLNRLVSGIDNYGQGRNPFFLEPSVIITITDGNKLTHNSGVPDELHLPLNSPLAGSELTKEPFRWDQRLFALVLRLPGAATADNEQLGSVPTDESAITQMCEVTGGRSYCVRTQRMLNQCLESLVQKVQSGVVINFEKTGPDPPLIGDDNSVESSRSVSSFSPQLWHSCHKLIYVRPNPKTGVPVGHWPIPESFWPDQNSPTLTVSQW from the exons ATGCCTATTTTAGTTTTCCTGTTAGACACGTCCGCCTCTATGAATCAGCGCACTTATTTGGGTACGACGTATCTGGACATTGCTAAAGGCGCGGTTGAGGTCTTTATGAAG ctgCGTGCCCGAGACCCGGCTAGTAGAGGCGACAGGTACATGCTAGTTACATTCGATGATCCACCATACGGAGTGAAG gcAGGGTGGAAGGAGAACCATGCCACCTTCATGTGTGAGCTGAAGAACCTGCAAGCGTCTGGGCTGACGACATTAGGCCATGCTCTCCGCACAGCCTTTGACCTGCTTAACCTCAACCGCCTCGTCTCAGGCATTGACAATTATGGacag GGCCGTAACCCTTTCTTCCTTGAGCCATCTGTAATCATCACTATCACTGATGGCAACAAACTCACACATAACTCTGGGGTCCcagatgag CTGCACCTGCCTCTGAACTCACCTCTGGCAGGGAGCGAGTTGACCAAAGAGCCCTTCCGCTGGGATCAGAGGTTATTCGCGCTGGTGCTTCGGCTTCCTGGAGCCGCTACTGCAGACAACGAGCAGCTTGGCAGCGTCCCCACCGATGAGTCCGCCATCACCCAAATGTGTGAAGTCACAGGAG GGCGATCCTACTGCGTCCGAACACAAAGAATGCTGAATCAGTGTCTTGAGTCTCTTGTCCAAAAAGTTCAAAGTGGCGTTGTCATTAATTTTGAGAAAACTGGGCCAGATCCACCTCTTATAGGGGATG ACAACTCAGTGGAGTCAAGCCGCTCTGTGTCGTCCTTCAGTCCACAGCTGTGGCACAGTTGCCACAAACTCATCTATGTGCGCCCCAACCCGAAAACGGGGGTGCCAGTTGGACATTGGCCCATACCAGAGTCTTTCTGGCCGGACCAGAACTCTCCTAcactt ACTGTGAGCCAATGGTGA
- the mospd1 gene encoding motile sperm domain-containing protein 1, with product MQQQHRQPELVEGNLPVFVFPTELVFYADEQTSHKQVLTLYNPYEFALKFKVLCTAPNKYTVVDATGAVKPQCCVDIVIRLRDVRPCHYGVYDKFRLQVSEQSQRKALGRKEVTATLRPSASQEPGGGLRSQDDERRAKDQMVDSEFFEQTVFQTESRPAAGGPSLLTVLLGLVCVAALMLPTLGEQESTVPVYLHLSVNKKLVAAYVLGLLTMVILRT from the exons ATGCAGCAGCAGCACCGACAGCCTGAGCTGGTGGAAGGAAACCTTCCCGTGTTCGTGTTCCCCACTGAACTCGTCTTCTACGCCGATGAGCAGACGTCTCACAAGCAGGTGCTCACCCTCTACAACCCCTATGAGTTTGCACTCAAGTTCAAAG TGCTGTGCACAGCGCCAAACAAGTACACTGTGGTGGATGCCACCGGAGCTGTCAAGCCACAGTGTTGTGTTGACAT CGTAATCCGACTCCGAGACGTGCGGCCATGCCACTATGGGGTTTACGACAAGTTCCGTCTGCAGGTGTCGGAGCAAAGTCAACGCAAAGCGCTGGGCCGCAAGGAGGTCACGGCCACGCTCCGCCCCTCCGCCTCGCAAGAGCCCGGCGGTGGCCTCCGTTCGCAAGATGATGAGCGCAGGGCCAAAGACCAGATGGTGGACAGCGAGTTTTTTGAGCAGACTGTTTTTCAAACAG AGAGCCGCCCTGCCGCTGGAGGCCCCAGTCTGTTGACGGTGCTGCTGGGGCTGGTATGCGTGGCCGCCCTGATGCTCCCAACCCTGGGGGAGCAAGAATCCACTGTGCCTGTCTACCTCCACTTAAGTGTTAACAAGAAACTTGTAGCTGCTTATGTTCTCG GACTTCTCACAATGGTCATCCTACGCACATGA